The Pongo pygmaeus isolate AG05252 chromosome 18, NHGRI_mPonPyg2-v2.0_pri, whole genome shotgun sequence DNA window ccaggctggtctcgaactcctgacctcaagtgatccacctgccttggcctcccaaagtcctgggattacaggcgtaagccacctcacccagcctcaaCATTAgtatatttaatttgcttttcgtttttgttttgttttcaatctaTGTTTGAAAAATCAAAGTACCactctgaaaacaaaaatgtgGACATAAATATTCATTGTAGGTTTATTTATTATAGCCAAATATTGGAAACAACCCCAATGTCCTTCAGTGGGTGACTCTGGTTACACAAACGGGTACACCCATACCATGGACTACCCTACTCAGCGATAAAAAGGGATGAActcctaggctgggtgcagtgactcccgcctgtaatctcagcactttgggaggccaaggcgggcagatcacttgaggtcaggagttggagaccagcctgaccaacatggtgaaaccccatctctactgaaaatacaaaaattagccgggtgtggcagcacgtgcctgtagttccagctactctggaggctgaggcaggagaattgcatgaacccaggaggcagaggtttcagtgagccgagatcatgccactgcactccagtctgggtgacaaagtgagactctgtctcgaaaaaaaggaatgaactctcgatacatgcaacaacttgaATGGATCTCAAGGGAATTATGATGAGTGAAAAAGAACCAgtcttggctgggcgcaatggctcatgcctgtaatcccagcactttgggaggccgaggcgggcagatcacctgaggtcaggagttcatgaccagcctggccaacatggtgaaaccccagctctactaaaaatacaaaattagctaggtgtggtggcaggcgcctgtaatcccacccactcagaaggctgaggcatgagaattacttgaacctggaaggtggaggttgcaatgagccgagatcacgccattgtcttctagcctgggtgacaagagcgaaactctgtctcaaaaagttacATACCGTGTGATTGCATGTATGTAACAGTCTCAAAAGGACAAAATTATAGAGAAGCCCAGATCGGTGATCAACAGGGGACAGGAATGAgtaggatgggggagggaggaagaagatggATGTGACTATGAAGAGCTAGCACAGGGATGTCCAGGGTGAGGGAACAGTTCTGGACTGCATCGTGGTGCCGCTCACACAAATCTGCACATGAGATAAAACGGCTTAGAACTACAAACACATACAAATGTGTTCAGGTAAAAGGGTGAAACCTAAATGAGCTCTGTAGATTGCTACTTTCCTGGTCTTGATATTGTACTAGTTATGCAATATATTATCATTCGAGAAAACTGGGTTAAGGGTACACAGGAGTACTCTGCACTGTTTTTGTGACTTCTTGCAAatctatatttcaaaatgaaaagtttctaAAAAATTGAAATGACTTAAGGTATAAACTGAGAAATTTCACTCATATCGTCTCTTCAGCGTTGCCAGCCGCTTTCATTGGTTTCTAATATAATTGTCCAGTGTtcctttatgcaaataaaaagcACGTTTAAatctgcatttcattcccttccctgCATTTTTCCACAAAAGTAAGTGTACCACGTACACTGTTCTGCATCttgattttttcatttactaTATCCTCCAGATGTTTTTAGATCAGTTCCTACAAGAGGAGCCACATTTTGTTAAGTGGCCTTCGACTTCATTGTATGGATGGATTTGTCTGTTCAACCAGGACCTTACTGATAGATATTTGGACTGAAAGGAACCCACAAATGGCACAAGGCAGAGGAAGCCAACAGGCCAACAGACTGAAGATCTTCTTGTCCAAGGTCAGCTTTTATTTGTTACTGACAGAGGCCCCAAATCCTTCTTAGGTGTCCTTCTGGGAGAGGTTCTCCTGCCATTCCAGTGGCGTTCAGGGATGAgcatgaagagaaaaacaaatgaaccaaGAGCAGGACCACTAGATTCAAGTCCCTGCTTTTTACTGTCTTGTCATCTTGGCCAAGCCATTCAGTCCTTCTAAGCCTCAGACAATATGACAAATGAAGCTAAGTCTGCCAATCTTCACCCACAGGGATGTGGGGAGGCTCAAATGAAAGCAACCGTGTGATAATGTGGgaagttaacaacaacaacaaaaaagcaagtaTGTGAAaatactctaaaaataaaatagtatacaAATGGATGGTGACGCTACTCAGTAATGTTTCCAAAATGGAAGGGGATTGGTGAGAAACGTAAGAAAGAATGGGATAAATTTAAGAAGAGTGTGGTTTCCCAGAAATCAGGACAACCCTCTAACACACTAGGGGGTACCATGATGTTTATAATCAGGACAGTGAAAGACTCTAAAGTACTTAGGCAACAGCTACTTAGCTTGTTAATCCTCTCTCCTGCTGGGCCCACACAAATTCCTAGCAGTCCACAGGGACATAGCAGTTGAGGGCTCTGATAGTTGAGAAGTTACATTCCTctaatttaaaactgaaaataacatcAGACTAAAACTGCCCACTCATCACTCAGGCACAGTAAGCTACTGGTTTACACTCTCCCTACAGCAGAGCAAGTGAATTGACCCAGACATCATTCTAATTCATGGGGGTTAGTGGACCCAACACCTTTCTCTCCCTTGGTTTTCCTTCTGCATGGACGTTAATATTTCACCCcctgaaggaaaacagaaatactctactgaaaatactgaAATTCCTCTGGGACGGATTCACAACCCAGGCAGCATCTATCTGTTAGGCTACAATGGAATAAATCTAGATCTTGTCAACCACCTCTTGACTGCGCCAACTGACAGGAATAATGGTCTTCTGCTGGGTCCATTGATATTGGAACTGTTGAAGGAATATGGCCAGGGAATATTATCCCAGGTTCCAGCCAGGGTTGGCCTGGCTTAGCTATCAATATCAAGCAGGCTCAAGTATTTCCAAGCATGCTGTTAGTGCAGAAAGACACatggggcaggggaaggggaaaaGGGTGGCGAGCAGAGCTAGCAGTTTATCTCTATGGTGGGATGGGACACGTCTCTGGAAAGACAGCAGAGGGTTTGGTAGAGGGAAGCAGAGATCCTGAAATGACATGAGATCTTTGTTGTAAATAACGTCTTTCTGggtctggcgcggtggctcacgcctataatcccagcactttgggaggctgaggtgggtggatcacttgagcccaggagttcgagatgagcctgggcaacatggtgaaaccccatctctactaaaaataaacaaattagccaggcacagtggcatgggcctgtagttccagtgactcaggaagctaaggtgggaggacagcttaagcctaggaggcagaggttgcagtaagctgagatcctgccactgcactccagcctgggtgacagagccagatcctgtctcaaaaataagaaataaaaaaataaaaaaagtctttCTGGGTGAGGCTGTTTTTGTGGCTGATCGTTTAATAATCTGCTTAACTATATATCCATACCTGCCTTTGAACTTTAAATGTGGTCCTGAAAAAAACTGAGGAGAGCAAGtcaacttttttactttttatttttctaaaattaatacaTGTGCAGTCAAGCCATGTATAAATGAAACGTCCCCTTCTCTTCAAAAGCAAAACTGTTAATACTTTCTGATGTTATTCTTCAAGAAATTTTCCAATCATATACaagcgtgtatatatatatttccttttctaaactcAAATGGAACTCAccttttaaatgtgaaaaattgTCTGTATTtaagagaatattataaatgtattgtAAAGAGGACATCAACTCCAAATTAAAATTCTTTGGATTTTTTATTGGATTCACATAAAGCAAAGAACTTATTCACTTGGACCGAGAATATATTGTAATGTTCCATAAGTCATAATTTAATGTGCAGTAAGAACCCATGAAGTTGTCTGGCCAAAAGTAACACTCTTCTGTTGGGAAAGATTTTACATCCTTTTATTCTGGATGAATCCTGAATTCTAGATGTTGGGTTTAATGCTTCACACAATGGCACATTTACAAGAGGTACAAAACACTTATTGAGCTTTCAGGGCCACTGTAAGGGGCTTGCAGAATAGCCTCTTTGCAACCCAGAGAATTAATCTGATTCCTCTTTCCTCAGCCCACGCCTACCTCCAACTTCAATTTTACAGGAGTAATTTCCCAAGAGTCACCACCCCCTCCATTTGCAGAATTAAGGAAGTAGAAGGACTGGAGAGTTCAGTGTGGAAAAATGTGTGGGCTAATCTGCTTGAGACAGCTGTGTTTTAGAAAAATTCAGGCTGAAGTGTGGTCTCATGTCTATGTGGCTCTccatgaacctttttttttttttttttggtattttggcAATACGGTCTCAGTCTGTtgaggctagagtgtagtggcacaatcatagcacactgcaaacttgaactcctaggttcaagcaatcctacctcagcctcccaaagctctgggattacaggtgtgagccactgtgcccaggaacTTTGAAGGTAAGGTTCATCAAATTCTCTTGGTGACCTCCCTTTACTGAATGAAGAAGTGCACTCTGTTGTAGTACATGCCTTTTCCTTGTGGCTCTTGGGCTCcagtttttatgcttttttttttttttttttgagatggagtctcgttctgccgcctgggctggagtgcagtggcgggatctcagctcactgcagtctccgcctcctggattcaagtgattctcctgcctcagcctcccaagtagctgggattacaggcgctcgctaccatgcctggctaattttttttgtattttattagagacaggggctcaccatgttggccaagctggtctcgaactcctgacctcaagtgatccacccacctcagcctcctaaagtgctggggttacagatgtgagccaccgagGCCGgccatttttttgctttttgaaaaatgattttgGTTGGTTCCTCACTCACAGAGGACTCCAGAAGCCGGGGTCTGTTGCATCCATGAACACCGCTCCATGCGATTGGGAGCTCCGCCCACCACACCAACGCTGGCTCACCGCTTTTCCAAAGTTGGAAAGTTCCACAACGAGGGATTCTTGGGAAAGACAGTGGCTCAGACTACCTTCCACCACCACTTGCATCTGGCAGAGCGTTTTAGAAACCCTTAAAATTCAAACATTTCTGCTGGCTTCTCTTTTAGCTTCCTGACTTTTCGGTAACCCTTTATGGCCAGGACAGCCCCCAGGGCAAAGACCACAATGCCCAGAGCGGCAAAGATTCCAGCTCCTATATCTGCTCTGTGGAAACTGCAGCCGAAACCGCTGTAGCCTTTGCTTTGGTACAGTGCCTGCCTCTCTTTACACACAGGAGAGCCATAGGCAGCAGAGAGGTAGTGCAAGTAGAAGTACAAGGCCGGGATGTACCCCCCCGCGACGAGCATGTCCAACAAGCCTTCGGTCACCAGCAACAGCGGACAATGCCACGGGACCCGCAGGACACCCATGGCAATGAAGAGGCAgcagagggctgtgagggctCCACTACAGGCCATTGCCACAGTGACCATGGGCAGCTTTAGCTGGTAGAACTGGACATCCAGCTGCTGGGCCTTCTCCCCGTCAGCACCATCAAAGCCACTGTAAGCCCCTCCGAACTGATAGTAGTAAATGCCCCCCAAGCTGGTGATGCCCGTGTAGCCCCCTGTGGAACTGTAAGACACAGAGCTGCAGGCCAGGATCAGCAAGTTCAGGAGAACCTCCAGCATTTGGCAGCAGGCTGCAAAAAAAGGGTGTTACCATTTTTGAGTGATGCTGTTTGGCACCAGGAGACTCTTCCACCTGAGGCCCACCTTCCGCGCAGGGCTCAGACCCCTGTAGGCTTCTGCCCCCGTGGAAGACCTGAAGCCAAAGCAGCGCGATTAAAACTAGGGGGCAGTAGGGAACTGTGGTCTCCAGAAATACTATGGACTCAGAGGGGTGACTCTCAAAAGAGAAAAGCGGTGTGCCCTGAGAAAGCGGCAGGAGGATGATGGGAGAGATCAGGCCAGTGAGCAGAAACAAAGCCATCCTGGATGGAAGGGCAAGAACAttccacctcccaccaccagAAAGATGAAAcaaggctgggcgaggtggctcacgcctgtaatcccagcactttgggaggccaaggcaggtggatcgttcgaggtcaggagtttgagaccagcctggccaacatagtggtaccctgtctttactaaaaaatacaaaaattagccaggcgtggtggtaaccacctgtagtcccagttacttgggaggctgaggtagaagaatcacttgaacctgagaggtggaggttacagtgagctgagatcgcaccactgcattctagcctgggtgacactccatctcaaaaaacaaaaacaaacacaaacaacaacacaaaaaactaaacaagttgtctctttttttttgagacaaggtctcactctgtcgcctaggctggagtacagtggcacgatcacagctcactatagccttgacctcccaggctcaagcaatcatcctgcctcagcctcccacatagctgggactacaaatgcatgCCCCtgggcctagctaatttttgtattttctcgtGATatagatcttgctgtgttgcctatgctggtctcaaattccttgcttcaggcgatcctcctgccttgacctcccaaagtgctgggattacaggcgtgagccactgcactggtcGTTATCTCCTCTTTATATATGTTTTGTGGTGAATACAATTTGTAAGGGGAGAGTTCTTCAAGTTTGAAGAAAATCACAGagcttaaaaaatataataattcagaaaaaaagcatGGAAGTTATATATCAAAACGTTAACTGTGGTTCGTgtattagaaataagaaaaattggccaggcgcagtggctcacgcctgtaatcccagcattttgggaggccgaggcaggcagatcacctgcagtcaggagttctagaccagcctggccaacatggtgaaaccctgtctctactaaaaatacaaaaattagccaggtgtggtggtgcatgcctgtaatctcagctactcaggaggctgaggtggaagaatcgcttgaacccaggaggcggagtttgcagtgagctgagactacaccactgtactccagcctgggtgacagagtgaggctctgtctcaaaaaaaaaaaaaaaagaaataggaaaaattaagTTAATTAAACCCTTAATGCttactgaattaaaaaaattgttttattgttcTTAGACTTTAACTCATAAGTATGTCTTAAAGTTTAATGCTGTTTTATTTAGTTCCCTAAAGAGTGTATCTGGGCTGTGATATTTTCCCAGAGCTGGATTCTTCCCGGTCCCTTGGCTTCTTTATCTTGGACAAGGAAAACTGGCTGCTTTCCTTAAAATCAACCTTAGTGAAATATAACTTATATGCAACAAAACGACCCACATTAAGCATACAGcttaatgagttttgacaaatgtatgtaCCATGTAACCATAATCAAGACACAGAACATTCTCATTAGCCTAGAAATTTCCTTAGTGTTGCTTTGTAGTCAATCCCTCACTTTCCTTGTCAGCAAACCATTGATCTGCCCTCTCTCATTAGAAACTAGTTCTGCCTTTTCTAGAAtatcatgtaaatggaataataGTTATATGCTTTTGTGTatgtggcttcttttgctcaacatcaTATAGGCTGGGTGCTTCTGAGCTGGAAATTGTACATGCTGCCAACGTCGGCCTGTCAACATCCTGCCTGATGTTTGATAACCAGATTTTATGTCTGGTTCCAGTTGGTCTATTCATGAAACCACAGCTACACATTGTCTAAATGAAATGATGATGCTCTCTCAAGTGTGATCTTTACACTGTATAATTTTCCCCCAAAATGCAAACAacattattgttttctttcttttttttacagacagggtctcactctgtcaccattttatttatgaaagttatacggccaggcgtggtggctcatgtctgtaatcctagcactttgggaggccaaggcgggcagatcacgaggtcaggagttcaagatcggcctggccaacatggtaaaaccctgtctctactaaagatacaacaattagctgggcatggtggcacgcgctacctcccagccactcgggaggctgaggcaggagaattgcttcaactggcacctgtgaggcagaggttgcagtgagccgagatcatgacactgcactccagcctgggctacagagcaagactgtctcaaaaaaaaaaaaaaaaaaaaagacggttATACTTacttataacaacaacaaaaaaaggaaatgtagacTTAAGAAAACATGCAATGTAACAATTGCCTATAATacaaccaatttaaaaaaatcactgtgaatattatattttttcctgaacTTTATTTGTATATTCATAACTTTTGTTGTTTGCTCTCAATAAGAACACAGTCTTCTGGATAACTTACTGTACTTCTCTGAAGCTCAGGAGCTGCTGACAGAATTACAGGCTGTGAGGTTGTGCCAGTATCTGCAACTAGAGTAATGATCCTTGTACCTGCATCACCTAGAGCACTTTCCTCAAAGTTCCTATAATCCTATAATCATAAGCATCTTTGGAATTATCCTGAGATTACATTTTCAGGTATGAGCTCCATAAGTTCTCTCTCTTAGGCTGGAACGTTTTCTCCCTTAGTCATAGTAAACCAAGAAATATTTCTAGCCAAATCATGTGAACTATAAAGCTCTCACCCAGACAAACCAGATTTTCTTCATTGCTGGCAAGGCCAAGACCGCTAGAATGGGAACCTGGGGATGCCACATTTGGGGTGGATACATGATAGGCTGGAAGTGTTTTTCAGACTGTGGGTCCTAAATaactatggtttttaaaaaatgattttgtttttaatgaacgGGATAGAAAATATCAGAGTACTTGGTATATAATAGGGTCAGTATGATTTCAcaacatttttgtttctgtgtgtgtgtgtgtgaactcggtcttaatgtaaaaaatgtatatatttaacaaccttgtgaatatattatgtgtgtgtatatatatacatgtatattattatttttgtttgtttggtttttttttttgagacgtagtttcgctcttgttgcccaggctggagtgcaatggtgcaatctcagctcactgcaacctctgcctcccgggttcaagcgattctcctgcctcagcctcccaaatagctgggattacaggcatgcgccaccaccccagctaattttatgtttttagtagagacagggtttctccatgttagtcaggctggtcttgaactcccgacctcaggtgatccacccacctcggcctcccaaagtgctgggattacaggcgtgagccatcgtgcctggccttattatttttaaaatttttttaatttttaatatttttgagatggagtctcactctgtcacccaggctggagtgcagtgacgtgatctctactcactgcaacctcctcctcccaggttcaaggaattttcctcttcaccactttggccaggctggtctcgaacccctgacctcaagtgatccacccaccttgacctcccagagtgctgggattacaggcatgagccactacgccagccttttttccttttttttttttttaaactagagatggggtattgctatgttgcccaagttggtctcaaactcctgggcttaagtgatcctccctcctgggccttccaaagtgctgagattacaggcatgagccactgtgcctggcctcagtcaATAAAGTTTAAAAGCCATTGATCAAGTGTTGGGCGTCAGATCCTCAAGGAGAACAGGTGCTGCAACTTGGCTGCCCACACCAGGTGATTTTCCCTCTCTGTTAATTCAGCTGCCTCGCCAGAAGATCCCTCCTCCGACAGCTGGCAGCTCAGAGCCAGTTCCACCTTCAGGCCTCTGCACTTCCACCTGGAGTCTGAAAGCTGCAAACATGGCTGCTTGCCTTTGCAAACCCAGGGCATGTTTAAGGAGAAGCACAGGAAATCTAGCAGCACTTTTGAGAcgttcctccttttttttttaagaaaacaagaacCTCACAAgtacagaaatgaaaatgctaGGAACCCACAAGGGAATCTGCTTAAATTTTTGCTTCACCAGCTCAGACCATCCCTTCCAGAACCACCAGTGACAGTAAATGATCAAACAGCCTGCAAAACGGCTCACCTCTCCCAGTGCACAAGTATTTGCATTTGTGGCATTCCAGGAGTCCTTCCGCCTCTGATTGGTAATATTCCACCTCCTCTCGTCCAGGCCTGGGGGTCGAGGGCAGATATCTCCCCGAAGGGGGTTCACTATAACCAAAAAGTATACACGGTCATTAGGGGGTGTCTCATTCAATAGCGTTCAGGATTAGAACTCTTGAATCCTCGTGCTGGGCCCAAACATTAGAAGAACAGAAATAGAATTTGTCCCGGTATTTTAAACTCCAGAGAATTCTCTGGTTTAGTGGCCCCACAGGACATCCAAATACTTGGCCCAGCTCCGCTAACCACGTGACAGATGCTGTGATGGGTACCGCTGAGCACCACCTTTGATGGTTTGTCTGCCCCTGGGAGCTGTCTCACCAGGTAGCTGCGAGCTGCCTTCCTGTGAGTGCAAGTTCTCAGTTCAGCATGCACCAGGCCTCTTCAAAACCAGTTTGCATTCACATGACTCTGATGCCCAGGCAGgcattctcttcctccttttgtcACTTTGGAAAGTGCTGAGTCAGCAATAACTCTCCAGGCACATGGGAGCTGCAGACCACGGATTTTGACATCATCACATCATTTCTTCCTCTGGCAGCCCTAGCATTTTCTGTCCCTTCTCTCCTTGCTTTATGCAGCACATCCTGAGCTTTGTCCAAGATTCAACAGGGGGCTGCATTCTACTTGCCAGGCTCCCACAGTCTTTCTAGAACATCATATCTCTCTtaggtttgaaatttttaaaacttttagcaTGCACAGGAAGCCCCTGTTCATCTCTCTACACTCACAACCTCATGCTCGCAGACACAGCCATACTGAACTACCCGCTTCCCCTCAAAAGATGACTGCTTTTCCATGCCTCTGGGTTACTACAGAGGCTATTCTTCTCCTTGGGAcacctttcctcttcctccccagtcttcctttttttttttttttgagatggagtctcactctgtcacccaggctggaatgcagtgtcgagatctcagctcactgcaacctccgcctcccaggttcaagcagtcctcccacctcagcctcccgagtagctgagattacaggcgtgtgccaccgcgctcggctaatttttttgtatgtttagtagagatgcggtttcgcaatgttgtccaggctggtctcgaactccttacctccaatgatcctcccgcttcggcctcccaaagtgctgggattacaggcgtgagccaccgcgtccagctcgGACAGTGGTTTTTAAAGAAACCTAAAAATGCAGCTCTGAattctcccaggtcctgcagtTGCAAGTGCAATGGGCTTTAGTCAGGGAAACAACAGCCCTTTCCCTGGGCGCAGCTTTGACTGTATCTCCGCGCACCCTTTGTTATGCTAGTTGGTTTTAGATAATGTAACATAAACTCAGGATAGGAGCTCTCCCGCTGTGTGGACATAGCAGGGAGAGAGACTGGGCTCCGCCTCCAAGTCCCTGGGAGAGGGGAGCCTGACTCCTCCCTAGAGAAGAGGCCAGGTGTCAAAAACCAGAAGCAGTCGTCACCTCGGACCTGTCTCCTGTTGGAGCCGGCAGGGGAGATATCCCATCTGCTCACAGTTCACCGTGTGGGGCACATTATCTGCGTATTCAATGGATGGAAAAAACACCAGGTCCCTAGGAGCGGGTGTGGGGACCAGGTCCTCTCTTGTCTTCTCTTCCATCCCCACCCTCTCCTAGCTCACAGAGTCTTCCAGTACACCCTGAACCTTTCTCTTTACAAGGGGCCTATGGGAATTCTGTGCAAGGCAGAGATGGCAAAGTTTTTTCATTAGGAGGGTGCGGTCTCAAGCAGCCGTGGGATTCGAATGACGCTGCCTAGAGAGACCTCACTGGCAAAAGGGAAAACAAACCTGTACCCTTCAGTGGGAGAATTTTACGTAGACTTTGTTCTTTGGTTAAAAATGTAGCGTctcccgtctttttttttttttttttgagacggagtctcgctttgtcgcccaggctggagtgcagtggtgcgatctcggctcactgcaacctccgcctcccaggttcaagcaattctcccgcctcagcctcccaagtagctgggattacaggcaaccgccatcacgcctggctaagtttttgtatttttagtaaagacggggtttcaccatgttggccaggctggtctcgaactcctggcctcaggtgatccgcccgcctcggcttcccaaagtgttgggattacaggcatgagccacc harbors:
- the MARVELD3 gene encoding MARVEL domain-containing protein 3 isoform X2 — protein: MEDPSGAHEPRARPRERDPGRRPHPDRDRTHDRQRDRPGDPRRERSSDGNRRRDRDRDPEREQERDRNRDRNRDRERERERERERDPARGPRRDTHRDAGPRSGEHGVWEKPRQSRTRDGARGPTWDAAAPPGPAPWEAPEPPQPQRKGDSGRRRPESEPPSGRYLPSTPRPGREEVEYYQSEAEGLLECHKCKYLCTGRACCQMLEVLLNLLILACSSVSYSSTGGYTGITSLGGIYYYQFGGAYSGFDGADGEKAQQLDVQFYQLKLPMVTVAMACSGALTALCCLFIAMGVLRVPWHCPLLLVTEGLLDMLVAGGYIPALYFYLHYLSAAYGSPVCKERQALYQSKGYSGFGCSFHRADIGAGIFAALGIVVFALGAVLAIKGYRKVRKLKEKPAEMFEF